From the genome of Adhaeribacter pallidiroseus:
GGTATTTCTGGATTTAAACGTAGGCATGAACCGGACCGGCATTGCTCCGGGTTCCGAAGCATTGGCCTTATATCAGGCTTGTAACCGATTAAAGGGCATTATAGCAGTAGGGTTACACGCCTACGATGGCCATTTGCGCCACCCCAATATAGATGAACGCCAGGCCGCTTGCGATGCATCTTTTGAACCCGTGCAATTATTAGCTAACCAGATTACAGCGGCGGGTTATCCAACTCCCATTATTGTGGCGGGTGGTTCGCCCACTTTCCCGATTCATGCGCGTCGCCCCGGCGTAGAATGCAGCCCGGGCACTTTTGTGTTCTGGGATTATGGCTACAGCACCACTTTAACCGAACAGCCTTTTATATATGCGGCCATAGTAGCTACCCGCGTTATATCGCGGCTGGATGCGCAAACCCTTTGCCTGGATTTAGGCCATAAAGCCATTGCCGCCGAAAATCCTTTACCCCGCGTAGTTTTCCTGAATGCGCCAGAGGCGCAACCCATTTCGCAAAGCGAAGAGCACATGGTGGTGCAAGTGCCCGGCTCGAGTACTTATCAGGTCGGCGATGTGTTTTACGGCATTCCGGTGCATATTTGCCCTACTTGTAATCTGTACGACAAAGCTTTTGTGGCAGAGGACCACCAGGTAAAAACCAGCTGGGCCGTCGTTTCCCGGAACCGGTTTATTACGGTTTAAAATTATTTTTTGAGGTTATATTTTTGTATTGAAAGCATAGTATAAGCTCTCCTCCTAAGCTTAGGAGAGGCAAGGGTGGTTAACTTGCGGTGGATAGTAGTACAAACTTTAATTTACTCGTTACCTAACTAAGTAACAGGACAAAATTGAGTTGATAAAAACCTGAGTTTAAGTAATTGATTATTAATTTATTAACGATCGAACAACGAACAACTAAAAACGACCAACTACTTATCTTACCATCCCCTGAATAAAAGAATTATTTAAAAATATTCCTTGAACCATCCGGTTGTCGAACCACTAACAACCAAAAACTATTTGCTAGAACATGTTTACAATCGATGCCCACCTCGACCTTTCGATGAATGCTTTAGAATGGAACCGGGATTTACGCCAACCCGTATCTGTTATTCGGGAGCGGGAGAAAGAAAAAACCGATTTGCCCGATCGTGGCCGAGGCACAGTAGCCTTTCCGGAGCTTTGGCAAGGAGATGTGGGTTTAATAGTGGCTACGCAAATTGGCCGGTATGTAGCGCCGGAAAATTCTTTGCCCGGCTGGCACTCACCGGAGCAAGCCTGGGCGCAAACGCAAGGCCAATTAGCCTGGTACCGCGCCATGGAAGAAGCCGGAGAATTGGTGTCTATCACGGATTTACCTGGTTTAGAAAACCATTTGCAAAACTGGCGAAGTACGGATAATTCGGATAATACAAAGCCGATTGGGTATATCCGGAGTCTGGAAGGCGCCGACTCGTTAGTTACCGTGGGGCACCTGGAAAGAGCCTGGCAACAAGGTTTGCGCGCCGTGGGTCCTGCCCATTATGGCCCTGGGCGCTATGCCAACGGCACGGATGCTACCGGTGGCTTGCAACCTGTTGGTAAAGAATTGTTACGTGAAATGGAGCGCCTGAACATTATTCTGGATGCTACGCACCTCTGTGACGATGCGTTCTGGGACGCGATGGATTGCTTTCAGGGACCGGTGTGGGCCAGCCATAATAACTGCCGGGCGTTGGTAAACCACAACCGCCAGTACAGCAACGAACAGTTAAAAGAATTAATCGCCCGGGGTTCCGTAATCGGGGCGGCCTTTGATGCCTGGATGCTGGTACCAAACTGGCAACGCGGTCAATCCACGCCGCAGGCTATGAATTGCTCCCTGGAAACCGTGCTGGACCATCTGGACCATATCTGCCAGGTGGCCGGTAATGCGCACCACGTCGGAATTGGTTCGGATTTAGACGGAGCTTTTGGCCAGGAACAAAGCCCGTACGATTTGGAATCTATTGCAGATTTAAAAAAAATACCCGATTTGCTGGCTCGTCGTGGTTACTCCCCCGAAGATATTCAGAATGTGATGCACGGTAACTGGCTGCGTTTCCTCCGCCGGGCTTGGGCTTGATTTTTTAAAAATTCCTTAAAAGTACTTGTGCCTAACAAGCTTTTTGCTGCGCTATAACAGAGTTCTGAAGCAGGTAAAAATAAGTAAAGTTTTGCTTAGCCGTAGCTTTTTGGTATTCTAGTGCAGCAATTAGCCCGCTATTTCGTGCCTCGTTCCGGAGGCAGTTTTTGAAATAGAACGATCCTTTTTTAACAGGTAAGAAGATATAATTTTCAAGTGGCCGCTTTGGTTGTTATTAATTCTTCTATATTTCAGGAAACTTCTTTAGATTTTAAAATGAGTACAACAAAGCAACTCCAACGATCGCTGGGGCTCCGGTTAGTGATTGTAGTAGTAATTGGGAACATAATTGGCTCGGGCGTTTATAAAAAAGTGGCGCCTATGGCGAACGAGCTGCATTCGTCGGGTTGGATTTTAATTTGTTGGGTGCTGGGTGGCATTATTACTTTATTCGGGGCGCTCAGTAACGCCGAAGTGGCTGGTTTACTAGCCGATACTGGGGGAGAATACTCGTATTACAAAAAAATCTATAACCGGTTTTTTGCATTTATTTTTGGCTGGTCGTTGTTTACGGTTATTCAAACGGCTTCCATCTCCTCGTTAGCCTACGTTTTTGCGCAATCCTTTAGTAGTATTGTGGCTTTGCCACCCTTGCTACCCGGTTTAGCCCAGGTAAATATAGGCGAGGTTTTTTACCCCTTGGCCGACCTGAACGTGAAAGTGGTGGCCATTATTCTAATTATATTACTTACCTGGCTGAACACCAAAGGCATTAAAACCGGCGCAAATGTGAGTACCGGCATTTTATTACTGGTGTTTACGGGTATTTTGATTATTGTACTTTTTGGCATCAGCAGCCCTGCTGCTAACCTGATGCAGCCTTTTCAAATGCGTACTACTACCGGCGAAGCCGTTACCGTAAGTGCCATATTTACCGCCATGTTATCGGCCTTTTGGGCCTACCAGGGTTGGGCCGCCATTGGCTACGTAGGCGGCGAAGTGAAAGATGCTAACCGTACCATTCCCCGGGGGATTGCTATTGGCGTATTACTAATTATAACTATTTACTTGTTGGTTAACGCCACCTATTTATCGGTTTTATCTGTTCCGGAGCTAACTCAAATTCACCTGGCCGGAAATAAAATTGCCGCGGTAGAGGCCGTGCAAAGTTTCTGGGGCAGCAAGGGCGCGGTGTTTATTTCCATTTTAATTCTGGTAACTACTTTGGGTTGTACCAATGCTACTATTCTGGCCAGTTGCCGTACGTACTTTGCTATGGCCCGCGAAGGCTTATTTTTTAAAAATGTGGCTAACTTAAACAAAGAAAATACCCCGGCTAACTCCTTGTGGTATCAGGGCGTTTGGGCTTGTTTGCTGGTGCTTTCCGGTTCTTTCGACCAGTTAACCGATATGATTATTTTCGCGGTTTTTATTTACTACGGCGCTACCACTTTGGGCGTATTTATTCTCCGGCGCAAAATGCCCGATGCGCACCGGCCTTACCGGGTGTGGGGTTACCCCATTGTGCCCGCTATTATGATTTTATTTTGCGCGGTGCTGGTGTTAAATACCTTTTTTATCCGTCCTCGGGAAGCGGCGATTGGCTTAGTGCTAATGTTTACCGGCGTGCCGCTGTACTGGTACTTTACCCGCCAGGAAGTAAAAAAAAGTAGGAGTAATTAATGGAAATTTAAAAAATACCCAAACCAGTAGTGAGCCTGTGATTTATTTGGGGCTCGCTATTGGTTCGGATTAAAATTAAATATTTAACGTGCGTTCGAGCTAAGCAAAGCCTCCCTGAAATACAAGCTAATCTTCTTTATTCCAGTTATTCTGGAAGAATCTAACCAGTAAGTAACCGGTTAGATTTTTCCAGAAGGACCGGAATAGACGGGAAACACGATCGTATTATCATTTTGGCAAATACAGGGATGTTCTTTTGTTGTTAAGGGCTTCGCTCGAACGCACGTTATTTAGTAAGTAACCGCGGGTTTTGGTTGGCGTAGGGCATCGAGGCTCCAGATACCGGCGCCGTGTGCCGCAATGTATAAAAACAAAAAGCAATACAACAGCGCTAGTTCGCCCTGGTTTAGCAAAGGATTGGGGCCCTTCGGCACATGAGCTATAAAGAAAGCCGCCGCCATTTGGCCACTGGCAATAAAAGCGGCAAGGCCGGTAAATAAACCAAAAGCAATCAGTAAACCGCCTACTAACTCAACCACGCCGGCAAATCCCATCATGGAAGCCAAGGGCATGGCGGTACCATCGCCGGGCCAGCCAAATAACTTTTGCGTACCGTGCATGGCAAACATTAAACCAGCAACAATCCGTAATAAGGCAAAGAAATAGGGGGCAAAATTTCCGAAGATTCTAGTCATGGCTTTAGGGTTTATTTTACAACAATCTCTTTAAAATAAGTTAATTTTAAAAACAATTCTAATATTTACCTAATAAGAAGCTCGTTAATTAAAAATTAAAAAAACGACTGGTTAATAAACTGGTCTAACTACCGGCTGTCATAAACAAAAGTTTGTGCCACACCAGCTATTTCGTGAAAGTGTAAGCCCACCAGATTAATACACCTTGCAAGGGTAAGCGAAGCCAGGTGAGCCACCAACCGGTCCGGTGTTGTTCGGTAAATTGCAGCGCCATTTGCACGTTGGCCGGAAACACAGCAATTAATAACGCAATAATCAACCAGGCGGCTACAGGGCGGGTAGCGGCCGGTAACAACAAAATACCGAAAATTATTTCGCAGGCGCCACTCGCTAAAACCAGGAATTTAGGAGCCGGCAGCCACGATGGCATAATACCCACGTACATTCCTGGCCGGACAAAATGCAAAATACCGGCTCCTACGTAAAGCAGTGCCATCAGGTAAAGCGAAAAATATTTCATAGTTAATGCTTACAAAGACTCGCCCATGGTTATTAGTCTTAAACTACGCAGAGAAATATTGGTTGGGCTGGATCTTGTTATGGCGCGAACTACAACTTATTCGGGTAAGGTAAAAAGCAAAATTTAGCCTCCAAGGCACTAAATTTTTTAAAAAATACATTAGTTTGGGCTTAAATCTTCCATATTTTTAAAAATATAACCAGCGAACACGCATTGGCTGCTAGATGTCAATGCGCGTTCGCTGTTTTAAGGAAAACCAGCCGCGTATTCTGATATCTACCGGCTCAATCTATTCCTACTAAGTGCGGTTACAAAAGGTAAATTCTATTTTAAGGTTTTGCAAGGCGCTAATTTTTGCGCAATTAAATTGTTCATGGAGGCAGCGATATCCCCGTACTGATTCCGGTTACCGCAATTACAGATGTACGCCAGCGGATCGGCATTAATAATACTGTTTTTTAACTCTTCCAGACTGGGCGCTTGGGGTAAGGCCGCGTATTGCGCAAAAGTATAACTGGTAAAAGCCACATTGGGGTTAATGCCTTGATTATCGAGTAAATAACCATTGGCCAACAAGGTAGGTTTCACTTGATTACCTTTGTTGGCAATGTCCTGGGGGTGCGGGTAAGCCGCAATGCTGGTTTTATCCGGGGTTAAAATAACGGCTACCTGGTTGGTGTAATCTTGCTTGGTTTTATAAATAATGGTAGGTGGCCCCGCGGAAAAATCGAGTGGAGCAGCCAGGGTGGAATTTGGGGTCATGCTTTTTTGGTTAATTTGGCAACCGCCGGCTACCCAGGTAGCCAGCGTCATCAGCAAAACGATTCTCATTGCTTCACAATTTTTTGCATCTGGTAACCGGTTTTAGATTGGGTGCGCAACATATAAATACCATTGGGTAAAGGCGCAATATTTATCTCGGAAGTGTTTTTGGGAATAGAAAGCAATACTTTGCCCGTTAAATTAAGCAATTCGTATTGGGTATATTCTTTTTTGGCCTGAATATGCAAAGTGCCGGAAGTAGGATTGGGGTAAGCTTGTACCGCTAAGTCCTGGTAATTGTCTTTGGTACCAGTAGGCAGTAATTCTTTAACGGTTATATCCAGCGAATACGTACCGGTTTCTCCCTGAAAGTAAGGCGATACATTCGCGTAAATTGTTTTACCACCTTCTACTTCTACGGTTTCCATTTCCTGGTCGTACGCCTCGGTCCAGTTTTCGCCGTCCGCCGACATAGTAAAGAGTACGTCGTTGGTGTAGGTTTGATTATCTTGGGAGCCGTAGGAATCATTTACGCGCGCCGTGATCTCGAATTTGCGCCCGGCTGGTAATTCAAATTTATAGTAGTCGTAATCGGTGCCTTCGTGAATGTTGGCTTGGGTGGTAGTTACGTGAGCGGTGTTACCCACAAAGTTTAAGGCTAACGGCGCGGCTTCGGTTACGGTATTATTGTTTTCGTAGGCATCGCCCCCCATTGGAGCCGCTTTAACGACTACTTTAATCGGGTTTACGTAATACTCCGATCCGGTGATGCGCCAGTTATCGGTTTCGTTGTAATGTAAAACCGCCAGCAAGTAGGTGCCGGGTTCTACGTTCAGGTTGTTGTTTTCAAATACAATTTCGCCCGATTCGCAGTTATAACACAATTGGTTTAGTTGTTTTTGCCCGATTTCAAAAGCAAAATTGCCTTCCAGGTCGTACAGGTTTACGGCCATTATACCGGTAAACGCCTCCATTTTTAAATTTTTAGCAAACGTACTTACCGCAATTTCTTTGCCTTGGTATAGCTCATTTGGTTTTTGTACTGCCACGGCTTGGTACAAGTCTAAATTATTTTGGTTAATAATTTCCAGGTTTACGTGATCCGAGTAGGTATTACTTTTAATTTGCTGCCACTGGCTACCTTCGGCGCGGGAGAAAATATAAATATTGTATTTGCCGGGTAAGAGCGAGAGCAGGCCTTTGGTATCAAAGTCCACCCCATCGATATAGTAATTATCGGGTTCTAATGCGTTGCCGGTGTAAGTTTTTACAAAATCAATAAAATTACCGTTCTCGTCGAACGCGGCGGCGGCGTAGTCGCCTTTAAAAGTGCCCTGGCCCTTGTTGTGGATGTTGGTATGTACCGTAAACTCCGTACCGAAACTCACCACGTTGTAATCAACGGTAACGTGATCGAACAATTGCAAATCGGCACTTTCCTGGTTAGGAGCATCCGGGGCTTTTATGCCAATTAAAGCTTGTTGGTTGCTGTTGTAACTGCCGGTTCCACCACCAGTTCCCTGACCATCGGGGTTTAACGCCGATATGGCAAAAAATCCGTCGTAGTAACCGCCCCAACCCCAGTTCATATGAAACAAATTGTTCTGGTCGTAGCCATCGCACACAAAAGCATGGCCACCGCCACCCCCAAAACCCGCGTACAAAATAGGCTGACCGTTCGACAGTTCGGTTTTTAATAAATTTATCCAATCGGCTTCGGTATAATCAGCGCGCTGTACCCCTTTTACATCTTTATATCCGAAATACGTTTTTAAAGCGTACTCCGAGCAATGCTCGCTTTGGCTGGCCGCCGAAATTACGTAGGCGCTGCTGCCGCCATCGGCGGCTACGCCGTAGCTCATTTCCACACTTACACCCACGTCTTTCATTAAAGCAGCAATGGCTTGGTTCGGGCTATTTATGGCATTGGGCATGTTGTTCCAGTCGTAGGTGCTGTTGCTGAAATTAGCCGATAAAGTACCGTACTTTTCGTGATTATACGAGTGAAACCCGCTGCCCTGCGCGGGGTATTTCCAATAGCGCATTATTTGGGCCATGGCCGTAGCCACGCAACCCGTTACCGCTTGTTCGCCGGCTTCGTTATCGTAGGGGCACAGGGCGTTGTAGTACGGCGATTGGTTCCAGGTGGTAGTAATTAAAGGGTCTACAGCTTCCACTAAAGTACCCCGTGTGCGGGCAACCGGCGAACTACCATTTTGTAAAGCTTGCCAGGCTAGCTGCGTTTTTTGGCTGGTTTTGTTTTGGCGGGCCGCATACCGGATTTCGTTTTTGTAACCTTCCAGCCATTTTACCAAGTTAGCCGGCAATTTTGCGGAATTATAAGTACCGGTGCGGGTGTAGCCCAGTACTGGATTTACATGATCGTCGGCAGAAATAAACACCATGCCGCCGTTAGCCGGAGCCGAGAAAACGTAATAAAACGTAAACGGTGCTTGCCGGGCATTGGGGGAGACTTGTTTGGCAACTTCCTGGTGCACCAAGGTTAAGGTGCGCTGGCTCTTACCCGCCCCGGAAACCGGAGCTACTTGCGACCAAAAGTTAGTTGCTACTTGTAAAGCGCTTTCGGCCGGAACGTGTTTGGCTACGCTGCTCAGCCAACTAAAGCAGCTGAACAGCGTTAGGAGATAAATTTTTTTCATAGTTGGATAGATGTAATTGCTTGGTGGACTCAAAATTTAAATGGGAACCGAAGAAAATCGGGCAAACTACTTTTTAGAGGAAAATGGCCAGAACCACTGCCGTTACTAAAACCGCACTGGCCAAAATACCCGTGCCGGTGCCGGCAGCGGTTTTACCAACTTTGCGCAGATGTGCTTGTTTTCGGTAGCCTTTCAGGTAATCCGGATTTTGCGCCAGATTGGCGTCGGGTACACCTAGCGTGCCTAAACGGGGGGGAGTAACCGCCATGGCTACCGGAATGGTTAAGGTAATACCACCGGTAAATAAACTGGTGGCGCCGGCCGCTGCGGAGCCCCAAAAAGCACCCCGACCTTTATAGTACAAGCGAGCATCCCGGCGGCCCTGCTGATATAGGCTCTCGGGGGATTGCCCGGGTTTACCGGAATCATCGGTAGGGAAATCCAGCTTTATAAGTTCGGTGTTGCCATTGGCGTACTGAACCATAAATACCTCGGCTTTGGCTAGGGATAGGGTTGGGCCCTGCAGAGAATCGGTCGTTTGGTATAAAATGGCCGAAGGAGTAATTTCTTTTACCCGGGCCGTTACTTTATCGCCCGAAGTTTTATAAATAATATCTTGTGCTTGAGTGGATAAAACCAGGAGCAGAAGAAATAAAAATAATACTGTTTTTTTCATGCGTTTATTTTGGATGGAGTTGGCTACTAATAGGCTCGGATGATTACTTTACAGAAAAATTAACCATTCGGCAAGTATATCCTTTAAAATCAGGAAGCAAAGGTAGAGTAGGCCCGGTCTTTTCTGAATAGGTACTACTACTTAATTATGTAGGCAATACCACTCAAACTGGATTGGGAAACTCGTGATAAGGAGGCGTACGAAGGATTTGAAAGCAGTTTTTTTAAATATTAGTCATGCAGGAGTTCGGCAAGCCTGTATGGAAAAGGCTTATTTTAACTTTTAAGAAGGGCAAGGTTAAGTAAGTAAATTATAAATATAGTAAGTAATCTCTTTTACTATAAAGATGTATGTGGAGCTAATACCTCTTAATAACAGGGGTATGCTCCCGCCATAAACTATAAATTTTAAAGGCTTATGCCCCTATTACCGGATAGATGATTGCCTTTTACCAGGGCAAAATTAAACACTAAAGCCGATACCATAAGTCAACAGCTATAATGCCCACCGGCATTCCGCAACTAAATTAAAATTAAAAAAATCGTATTAACCTGCTCAATGGTTTCAGTGCATCCGGCAAGAGAATAATTTAAAAAAATTACTGATTTTGGGAGTTTACGGCTTGGTTGGGCTGCGACAAAGGCTCTTTCACCCGGTGCCGTTCGGCACTCCGCTTTAGTGCCTGCGAAGTTAGTACCACGAATATGATAATAGCCAGAATGGTAAAAATTGCGGTAGT
Proteins encoded in this window:
- a CDS encoding APC family permease, which codes for MSTTKQLQRSLGLRLVIVVVIGNIIGSGVYKKVAPMANELHSSGWILICWVLGGIITLFGALSNAEVAGLLADTGGEYSYYKKIYNRFFAFIFGWSLFTVIQTASISSLAYVFAQSFSSIVALPPLLPGLAQVNIGEVFYPLADLNVKVVAIILIILLTWLNTKGIKTGANVSTGILLLVFTGILIIVLFGISSPAANLMQPFQMRTTTGEAVTVSAIFTAMLSAFWAYQGWAAIGYVGGEVKDANRTIPRGIAIGVLLIITIYLLVNATYLSVLSVPELTQIHLAGNKIAAVEAVQSFWGSKGAVFISILILVTTLGCTNATILASCRTYFAMAREGLFFKNVANLNKENTPANSLWYQGVWACLLVLSGSFDQLTDMIIFAVFIYYGATTLGVFILRRKMPDAHRPYRVWGYPIVPAIMILFCAVLVLNTFFIRPREAAIGLVLMFTGVPLYWYFTRQEVKKSRSN
- a CDS encoding DoxX family protein; the encoded protein is MKYFSLYLMALLYVGAGILHFVRPGMYVGIMPSWLPAPKFLVLASGACEIIFGILLLPAATRPVAAWLIIALLIAVFPANVQMALQFTEQHRTGWWLTWLRLPLQGVLIWWAYTFTK
- a CDS encoding DoxX family protein codes for the protein MTRIFGNFAPYFFALLRIVAGLMFAMHGTQKLFGWPGDGTAMPLASMMGFAGVVELVGGLLIAFGLFTGLAAFIASGQMAAAFFIAHVPKGPNPLLNQGELALLYCFLFLYIAAHGAGIWSLDALRQPKPAVTY
- a CDS encoding dipeptidase, with the translated sequence MFTIDAHLDLSMNALEWNRDLRQPVSVIREREKEKTDLPDRGRGTVAFPELWQGDVGLIVATQIGRYVAPENSLPGWHSPEQAWAQTQGQLAWYRAMEEAGELVSITDLPGLENHLQNWRSTDNSDNTKPIGYIRSLEGADSLVTVGHLERAWQQGLRAVGPAHYGPGRYANGTDATGGLQPVGKELLREMERLNIILDATHLCDDAFWDAMDCFQGPVWASHNNCRALVNHNRQYSNEQLKELIARGSVIGAAFDAWMLVPNWQRGQSTPQAMNCSLETVLDHLDHICQVAGNAHHVGIGSDLDGAFGQEQSPYDLESIADLKKIPDLLARRGYSPEDIQNVMHGNWLRFLRRAWA
- a CDS encoding D-TA family PLP-dependent enzyme, giving the protein MSETDSLPWYTITNMDTVDTPALIVFPERVKQNIQMLTKLVTGVEWLRPHVKTHKMMEVTTLLLQAGITKFKCATIAEAEMLGQAGAPDVLLAYQPVGPKIYRLQLLVQKYPKTKFSCLVDNETIAQSIAITFARENLTLPVFLDLNVGMNRTGIAPGSEALALYQACNRLKGIIAVGLHAYDGHLRHPNIDERQAACDASFEPVQLLANQITAAGYPTPIIVAGGSPTFPIHARRPGVECSPGTFVFWDYGYSTTLTEQPFIYAAIVATRVISRLDAQTLCLDLGHKAIAAENPLPRVVFLNAPEAQPISQSEEHMVVQVPGSSTYQVGDVFYGIPVHICPTCNLYDKAFVAEDHQVKTSWAVVSRNRFITV
- a CDS encoding thiol protease/hemagglutinin PrtT yields the protein MKKIYLLTLFSCFSWLSSVAKHVPAESALQVATNFWSQVAPVSGAGKSQRTLTLVHQEVAKQVSPNARQAPFTFYYVFSAPANGGMVFISADDHVNPVLGYTRTGTYNSAKLPANLVKWLEGYKNEIRYAARQNKTSQKTQLAWQALQNGSSPVARTRGTLVEAVDPLITTTWNQSPYYNALCPYDNEAGEQAVTGCVATAMAQIMRYWKYPAQGSGFHSYNHEKYGTLSANFSNSTYDWNNMPNAINSPNQAIAALMKDVGVSVEMSYGVAADGGSSAYVISAASQSEHCSEYALKTYFGYKDVKGVQRADYTEADWINLLKTELSNGQPILYAGFGGGGGHAFVCDGYDQNNLFHMNWGWGGYYDGFFAISALNPDGQGTGGGTGSYNSNQQALIGIKAPDAPNQESADLQLFDHVTVDYNVVSFGTEFTVHTNIHNKGQGTFKGDYAAAAFDENGNFIDFVKTYTGNALEPDNYYIDGVDFDTKGLLSLLPGKYNIYIFSRAEGSQWQQIKSNTYSDHVNLEIINQNNLDLYQAVAVQKPNELYQGKEIAVSTFAKNLKMEAFTGIMAVNLYDLEGNFAFEIGQKQLNQLCYNCESGEIVFENNNLNVEPGTYLLAVLHYNETDNWRITGSEYYVNPIKVVVKAAPMGGDAYENNNTVTEAAPLALNFVGNTAHVTTTQANIHEGTDYDYYKFELPAGRKFEITARVNDSYGSQDNQTYTNDVLFTMSADGENWTEAYDQEMETVEVEGGKTIYANVSPYFQGETGTYSLDITVKELLPTGTKDNYQDLAVQAYPNPTSGTLHIQAKKEYTQYELLNLTGKVLLSIPKNTSEINIAPLPNGIYMLRTQSKTGYQMQKIVKQ